The following are encoded in a window of Elusimicrobia bacterium HGW-Elusimicrobia-1 genomic DNA:
- the map gene encoding type I methionyl aminopeptidase, protein MSKLIELKNAAELDILRECARLVSGVLAEVSALLADGLTTYDLEAAAVGGISSVGAQPAFLGYRGYPAALCVSVNDELVHGIPSKKRVIRSGDIVSLDLGVIHRGFYGDVAATYAVGKISPAAARLIEAGKSAFAPEIVKNLKSGARLGDYSNAVERHIKSRGFAVVKDYVGHGIGRMLHEDPPVPNFGRAGLGPELKDGMVLAVEPMMCEGSAELTLDVDGWTAGTRNKKLSCHFEHMIIVGADPEIITFWGDKV, encoded by the coding sequence ATGTCAAAGCTCATAGAGCTTAAAAACGCGGCCGAGCTCGACATCCTGAGAGAATGCGCCCGTCTCGTCTCCGGAGTTCTGGCCGAAGTATCGGCCTTGCTGGCCGACGGCCTCACGACGTACGATCTTGAAGCCGCCGCCGTAGGCGGGATATCTTCGGTCGGCGCGCAGCCCGCTTTTTTGGGCTATCGCGGCTATCCGGCGGCTCTTTGCGTATCCGTCAACGATGAACTCGTTCACGGCATACCGTCGAAGAAGCGCGTGATACGTTCCGGCGATATAGTTTCGCTGGATTTGGGCGTTATCCACAGAGGTTTTTACGGAGATGTCGCGGCTACTTACGCGGTGGGTAAAATATCTCCGGCCGCCGCTCGCCTGATAGAAGCGGGTAAAAGCGCTTTCGCGCCCGAGATTGTAAAGAATTTAAAATCCGGCGCGCGCTTGGGCGATTACTCGAACGCCGTGGAGCGGCACATAAAAAGCCGCGGGTTTGCCGTAGTGAAAGATTACGTGGGCCACGGTATAGGACGAATGTTGCACGAAGATCCGCCGGTGCCGAATTTCGGCAGAGCCGGTTTGGGTCCGGAGTTGAAAGACGGAATGGTTCTTGCGGTGGAGCCGATGATGTGCGAGGGTTCGGCCGAACTTACTCTTGACGTCGACGGCTGGACGGCCGGAACACGGAATAAAAAACTGTCCTGTCACTTTGAACATATGATAATAGTGGGAGCAGACCCCGAAATAATAACTTTCTGGGGAGACAAAGTATGA
- a CDS encoding 50S ribosomal protein L36, with protein sequence MKVHASVKKICKKCKIVKRRGVVRVICTDPRHKQRQG encoded by the coding sequence ATGAAAGTTCACGCTTCGGTAAAAAAAATTTGCAAGAAATGCAAGATTGTAAAACGTCGCGGAGTGGTTCGCGTGATTTGCACCGATCCGCGCCACAAACAGAGACAGGGGTAG
- a CDS encoding rod shape-determining protein (functions in MreBCD complex in some organisms) — translation MFNFLFSLFSNDMGIDLGTSSVLVYVEGQGIVLREPSVVAIESETKRVVAIGTEAKRMIGKTPANIVAVRPLRNGVIADFEITEQMIRYFIKKVHNRRSLLHPRIVIGIPSGITEVERRAVRESAEQAGAREVYLIEEPMAAAIGAGLPINDSVGSMIVDIGGGTTEVAVISLGGMVVSKSLEIAGDEMDESIVQYFRKKYNLLIGDNSAEDVKIKIGSVFPLPEETRMEVRGRDQVSGLPKTVVVSSEEIRQAMLEPTKSIIEVIKDTLEETPAELSADLVERGIWLAGGGSQIRGFADLLSQETELPVHIAEEAMTCVVRGTGRYLEELEKFIGSKRSLI, via the coding sequence ATGTTTAATTTTCTATTCTCTCTTTTTTCCAACGATATGGGCATAGACCTGGGCACGTCGTCGGTGCTGGTTTATGTGGAGGGGCAGGGCATAGTCCTCAGAGAGCCATCGGTGGTGGCTATAGAGAGCGAGACAAAACGCGTCGTGGCCATAGGGACCGAGGCCAAGCGGATGATAGGCAAAACGCCGGCCAATATAGTTGCCGTGCGTCCGTTGAGAAACGGCGTTATCGCCGACTTTGAAATCACCGAGCAGATGATAAGATACTTTATCAAAAAGGTGCACAACCGCCGCTCGCTGCTTCATCCCCGTATAGTAATAGGAATCCCCTCGGGTATTACCGAAGTCGAACGCAGAGCCGTAAGAGAGTCCGCCGAGCAGGCCGGCGCCAGGGAAGTTTACCTGATAGAGGAGCCGATGGCCGCCGCGATAGGCGCCGGGCTTCCTATAAACGATTCGGTCGGCAGTATGATAGTGGACATCGGCGGCGGCACGACCGAGGTGGCCGTTATATCTTTGGGCGGTATGGTCGTTTCAAAGTCGCTTGAAATTGCCGGCGACGAGATGGACGAATCCATAGTGCAGTATTTCAGAAAAAAATACAACCTTCTCATCGGCGATAACAGCGCCGAAGACGTCAAGATTAAAATAGGTTCGGTTTTTCCTCTTCCGGAAGAGACCAGAATGGAAGTCAGGGGCCGCGACCAGGTTTCGGGACTGCCCAAGACGGTCGTAGTGAGCTCCGAGGAAATAAGGCAGGCAATGCTTGAACCGACCAAATCCATTATTGAAGTTATAAAGGACACCCTCGAGGAAACGCCCGCCGAACTTTCGGCCGACCTCGTCGAGCGAGGCATTTGGCTTGCCGGCGGCGGATCGCAGATAAGGGGATTCGCGGATTTGCTTTCTCAGGAGACGGAATTGCCCGTTCATATAGCCGAGGAAGCTATGACGTGTGTGGTGCGCGGCACGGGGCGATATCTCGAGGAATTGGAAAAATTTATCGGGTCTAAAAGGTCTCTTATCTGA
- a CDS encoding 30S ribosomal protein S11, translated as MSEQKLPKTKKRTVVSGLGLAYIKASFNNTLVSITDEKGNVVSWSSAGANGFKGTKKGTPFAAQMTATTAARKAKDRGVRQVNVLVRGPGPGRETAIRALQASGIMISSIKDTTPIPHNGCRSPKPRRV; from the coding sequence ATGTCGGAGCAAAAGCTTCCCAAAACAAAGAAAAGAACGGTGGTATCCGGTCTCGGACTGGCTTACATAAAAGCGTCGTTCAACAACACGCTCGTAAGTATCACCGACGAAAAAGGCAATGTCGTCTCATGGAGTTCCGCCGGAGCCAACGGATTTAAGGGCACAAAAAAAGGCACGCCGTTCGCCGCTCAGATGACGGCCACGACCGCCGCGCGCAAAGCCAAGGATAGAGGCGTAAGGCAGGTTAACGTGCTGGTTAGGGGCCCCGGACCCGGCAGAGAGACGGCAATAAGAGCGCTTCAGGCGTCCGGTATAATGATTTCGTCCATAAAGGACACTACACCCATACCGCATAACGGCTGTCGCAGTCCCAAGCCCAGAAGAGTATAA
- a CDS encoding preprotein translocase subunit SecY, protein MLKSFGDIFKVPELKKRILVTIGVIAAYRVGAFIPLPAVNSQALKALFEQHSRSLLGFMDMFSGGALSQLSIFSLGIMPYINASIIMSLVQGAHIIPVLDRLSKEGESGRKKMNQITRYFTLLLALVQAVGLSIAVSKMPVPGGGSIVLNPTLGWFMMTVVTLIAGTVFVMWLGEQITEFGIGNGISLIIFAGIIDRFPSAVKGVIDLLRNDERSILAVLLMLAVVVVVIGLVVWLETAQRKIPVQYAKRVVGRKMYGGASTFLPLKVEQSGVIAVIFAVSLLSLPMTLTQFFPAAVWAQRFSDIWTRGGLIYEAIFAALIIFFCYFYNSVAFNPVDLAENMKKSGGFIPGIRPGDHTADYIQKIVERITLGGALGVVAIAILPDYMRKIFDAPFFFGGTSLLIVVGVALDTIGQIESHLIMRHYEGFMKQGRIKGRWFNAR, encoded by the coding sequence ATGCTTAAATCGTTCGGCGACATATTTAAGGTACCGGAGCTTAAAAAACGTATCCTCGTAACCATAGGGGTAATAGCGGCATACCGTGTGGGCGCCTTCATACCCCTGCCTGCCGTGAACTCCCAGGCGCTTAAAGCCCTTTTTGAGCAGCATTCCAGGTCGCTTCTGGGTTTTATGGATATGTTTTCCGGCGGGGCGCTCAGCCAGTTATCGATATTTTCTCTGGGCATAATGCCCTACATAAACGCTTCCATTATAATGTCGCTTGTGCAGGGAGCGCACATAATACCGGTACTGGATCGTCTTTCTAAAGAAGGCGAAAGCGGCCGAAAGAAGATGAACCAGATCACGCGGTATTTCACTCTTCTTCTGGCGCTGGTGCAGGCCGTGGGATTGAGTATCGCCGTCTCAAAAATGCCCGTGCCGGGCGGCGGAAGCATAGTATTGAATCCCACGCTCGGATGGTTCATGATGACGGTGGTTACGCTGATTGCCGGCACGGTTTTCGTAATGTGGCTGGGCGAGCAGATAACCGAGTTCGGCATAGGCAACGGGATTTCGCTGATAATTTTTGCGGGCATTATTGATCGCTTTCCTTCGGCAGTCAAAGGCGTGATAGATTTATTGAGAAACGACGAGCGCTCCATACTCGCCGTTCTTTTGATGCTGGCCGTGGTAGTGGTCGTCATAGGGCTTGTCGTGTGGCTTGAAACCGCGCAAAGAAAAATTCCCGTGCAGTACGCCAAGCGGGTAGTCGGACGCAAAATGTACGGCGGCGCCAGCACGTTTCTGCCGCTTAAAGTCGAGCAGTCGGGCGTTATAGCCGTAATATTCGCGGTTTCCCTGCTGTCTCTTCCAATGACTTTGACGCAGTTTTTTCCGGCGGCCGTTTGGGCACAGAGATTTTCCGATATATGGACACGCGGCGGGCTGATATACGAAGCCATTTTTGCGGCGTTGATAATTTTCTTTTGTTATTTTTATAATTCCGTGGCTTTTAATCCGGTCGACCTGGCCGAAAATATGAAAAAGTCCGGCGGTTTCATACCGGGGATACGTCCCGGCGACCACACGGCCGACTATATTCAGAAAATTGTGGAGCGCATAACGTTAGGCGGCGCGCTGGGTGTTGTGGCCATAGCGATATTGCCCGATTATATGAGAAAAATTTTCGACGCGCCGTTCTTTTTCGGCGGTACGTCTCTTCTGATAGTAGTGGGCGTGGCGCTTGACACTATAGGGCAGATAGAGTCGCATCTTATAATGCGCCACTACGAAGGTTTTATGAAGCAGGGCCGCATAAAAGGCCGCTGGTTCAACGCAAGGTAA
- the infA gene encoding translation initiation factor IF-1 — protein sequence MKKEEKFIVEGKVLETLPNAMFRVEIDMPAGPPPVVDITAPAAASAAVPTKKHIILAHICGKMRMHYIKILQGDKVKVELSPYDMTRGRIIYRSK from the coding sequence ATGAAAAAAGAAGAAAAGTTTATCGTCGAAGGAAAGGTTTTGGAGACATTGCCCAACGCTATGTTCCGCGTGGAAATAGATATGCCCGCCGGCCCGCCTCCCGTCGTGGACATCACGGCTCCGGCCGCGGCGTCCGCCGCCGTACCTACGAAAAAGCACATAATCCTGGCGCATATCTGCGGGAAAATGCGGATGCACTATATAAAAATTCTCCAAGGCGACAAAGTCAAAGTAGAGCTCTCGCCTTACGATATGACTCGCGGCCGCATAATTTACAGAAGTAAATAA
- a CDS encoding DNA-directed RNA polymerase subunit alpha — protein MKKIDLAPLRKLSIDEKTRTPSYAKFTIEPFEKGYGHTVGNAIRRVLLSSIEGAAITNVRIKGVQHEYSSVPGVKEDVIGIILNLKKIRVKIFSDGPEILRIDAKSKGQVTAGDIAGNPNVEIVNPKQVIATLNPGASLSMEIEAAKGFGYSISDENKRPGKPAGTIFIDSLFSPIVKVNYEIENTRVEQFTDYEKILLDVWTDGTIEPADAVAYSSKLLREVLSVFIGESQEENPAAEAVSAVSDEVEEIVDEKRKELVEQSIDILVLSKRPANCLEKNGIKKIKSLIALNAAELLNLENMGKGSLEEIKKKLAELDLTLAEK, from the coding sequence ATGAAGAAGATAGATCTTGCGCCTCTCAGAAAACTCAGCATAGATGAAAAAACACGCACGCCTTCGTACGCCAAGTTCACCATAGAGCCGTTTGAAAAAGGATACGGACACACGGTGGGCAACGCCATCAGAAGAGTGCTTCTGTCGTCCATAGAAGGAGCGGCGATAACGAACGTTCGTATAAAGGGCGTTCAGCATGAGTACTCGAGCGTCCCCGGAGTAAAGGAAGACGTTATCGGCATAATCCTCAACCTTAAAAAAATCAGGGTCAAGATATTTTCCGACGGGCCGGAGATACTCAGAATAGACGCTAAATCGAAGGGGCAGGTTACCGCCGGCGACATAGCCGGCAACCCGAACGTGGAAATAGTCAATCCCAAACAGGTAATTGCCACGCTTAACCCCGGAGCGTCGCTGTCGATGGAAATTGAAGCGGCCAAAGGATTCGGATATTCCATAAGCGATGAAAATAAAAGACCCGGCAAACCCGCCGGAACTATCTTCATAGATTCGCTTTTTTCACCCATCGTAAAAGTAAACTATGAAATTGAAAATACCCGCGTCGAACAGTTTACGGATTACGAAAAAATACTTCTGGATGTCTGGACGGATGGAACCATCGAGCCGGCCGATGCCGTAGCTTATTCCTCCAAGCTTTTAAGGGAAGTGTTGAGCGTTTTTATAGGAGAATCTCAGGAAGAGAATCCGGCCGCCGAGGCCGTATCCGCGGTTTCCGACGAGGTTGAAGAAATCGTCGATGAAAAAAGAAAAGAGTTGGTCGAGCAATCCATAGACATACTTGTGCTGAGCAAGCGCCCCGCGAATTGTCTTGAGAAAAACGGAATTAAAAAAATAAAGTCGCTCATAGCCCTGAACGCGGCGGAGCTTTTGAACCTGGAAAATATGGGCAAGGGCTCGCTGGAAGAGATAAAGAAAAAGCTCGCCGAGCTTGATTTGACGCTCGCGGAAAAATAA
- the mrdA gene encoding penicillin-binding protein 2, with amino-acid sequence MWQKDPNIYYQDFIERIEAASYLFFVASAFIFASIFFFQVLRGAHYYERSERNRLYLLTARAARGDILDAYGKRMAGTMSEYGVVFYPFEQTKSDLDETIAKISSILRSPQSKIAAAVLGSIRSGRLAELAPSLSREQLFAIKEDQDSLPGISVTGISDRVYSDEQINSHLIGYIGEADTAFLEKTSHLGYRRGDIIGRAGLESLYDGYLRGDDGGWQIEVDVLGKQRRFLNYISPRKGYNIKLFIDGELQRTAYEAIAQTGRTGAAVAIEPSTGKVRLFVSVPGYRSSAAFSPFESTGKFWKDVLNDPAKPLLNRAASGLYPPGSVFKIATFVTALQKKVPPETTYFCGGKFDYGSRTFRCWKKEGHGRLDLAGALTNSCNVYFYNLGLRLGGEEILKTARAMQFGRATQVDFPHERSGSIPAKLPSHGGGESINVAIGQGAILVTPMQMAQIAAAVAVRGRVMKPIIAETASTRAGESILLNAPSKISEISLPDEVWDRLDSALASAVSDGTGRACRIDGVRVAGKTGTAQNPHGNDHAWFVCYASRAGTPASPEIALAVLVDTGGSGGAVAAPIARRILEKYFDLRPRPVAAVDYGD; translated from the coding sequence ATGTGGCAGAAGGATCCCAATATTTATTATCAGGATTTTATAGAAAGGATAGAAGCGGCGTCTTACTTGTTTTTTGTCGCCTCCGCGTTTATTTTTGCGAGTATTTTTTTCTTTCAGGTTCTACGGGGCGCTCATTACTACGAGCGATCCGAGCGCAACCGGCTTTATCTATTGACGGCCCGCGCCGCCCGCGGCGACATACTGGACGCTTACGGCAAAAGAATGGCCGGAACTATGAGCGAGTACGGAGTGGTTTTCTATCCGTTTGAGCAGACAAAAAGCGACCTGGATGAAACCATCGCCAAAATTTCTTCGATACTCCGTTCTCCGCAATCAAAAATAGCCGCGGCCGTTCTGGGTTCGATTCGCAGCGGACGTCTGGCCGAACTCGCGCCTTCATTAAGCAGGGAACAGCTCTTTGCCATCAAAGAGGATCAGGATTCTTTGCCGGGAATATCCGTTACCGGCATATCCGACCGGGTGTATTCCGACGAGCAGATTAATTCCCATCTCATAGGTTACATAGGCGAGGCCGATACGGCGTTTCTTGAAAAAACGTCGCATCTGGGTTATCGCCGCGGAGATATAATCGGACGCGCGGGGCTGGAATCTCTTTACGACGGCTACCTGCGCGGCGACGACGGCGGCTGGCAGATAGAGGTCGACGTGCTCGGAAAGCAGCGCCGCTTCTTAAACTACATATCTCCGCGCAAAGGTTATAACATAAAACTTTTTATCGACGGAGAACTTCAGCGGACGGCCTACGAAGCCATCGCGCAGACCGGACGCACGGGCGCGGCTGTGGCGATTGAGCCGTCAACCGGCAAAGTGCGGCTTTTTGTTTCCGTGCCGGGATACAGGTCGTCGGCGGCATTCTCGCCTTTCGAGAGCACCGGAAAATTTTGGAAGGACGTGCTTAACGACCCCGCCAAACCGCTTCTAAACCGCGCGGCGTCCGGGCTCTATCCTCCGGGTTCGGTTTTTAAGATAGCGACTTTCGTAACCGCGCTGCAGAAAAAAGTGCCGCCGGAGACAACCTATTTTTGCGGCGGCAAATTCGACTACGGTTCGAGAACCTTCCGCTGCTGGAAAAAAGAAGGCCACGGCCGGCTGGATCTGGCCGGCGCGCTGACCAACTCCTGTAACGTATATTTTTACAATCTGGGGCTGCGTCTCGGCGGAGAAGAAATTCTGAAGACCGCAAGAGCCATGCAGTTCGGCAGGGCCACACAGGTCGATTTTCCTCACGAACGCTCCGGTTCGATTCCGGCGAAGCTTCCTTCTCACGGCGGAGGCGAGAGCATAAACGTGGCCATAGGACAGGGCGCGATACTGGTTACACCCATGCAGATGGCCCAAATCGCGGCGGCTGTGGCGGTTCGCGGACGTGTAATGAAACCGATAATAGCGGAGACGGCGTCCACCCGCGCCGGCGAGTCCATTTTACTTAACGCACCGTCGAAAATTTCCGAAATCAGCCTGCCCGACGAAGTTTGGGACCGGCTCGATTCGGCGCTGGCCTCAGCCGTCTCCGACGGAACCGGCCGCGCCTGCCGCATAGACGGCGTCCGCGTGGCGGGTAAAACCGGCACGGCGCAAAATCCGCACGGCAACGATCACGCGTGGTTCGTTTGTTACGCGTCGAGAGCGGGTACGCCCGCCTCGCCCGAAATAGCGCTGGCCGTTCTGGTCGACACCGGCGGCTCCGGCGGAGCCGTCGCGGCGCCCATAGCCCGCAGGATTCTTGAGAAATATTTCGATTTGAGACCGAGACCTGTCGCTGCCGTCGACTACGGCGACTGA
- a CDS encoding 50S ribosomal protein L5, translating to MKTDYTPNLKKDYVERISPAMMEKFGYKNFFEVPKLSKVVINIGVGEARDNIKAFDVALAELTLIAAQKPQTRRAKEAISNFKLRKGMPIGLKVTLRRDRMYEFLERLIKIAMPRIRDFKGIEPKSFDGQGNYNLGLNEQYLFPEINVEKSDHPRGMNITICTTASGDEEALELLKLFGVPFKKR from the coding sequence ATGAAAACCGACTATACCCCCAATCTCAAAAAAGATTACGTTGAAAGAATCTCTCCGGCGATGATGGAGAAATTCGGCTACAAGAACTTTTTTGAAGTGCCGAAACTTTCCAAGGTAGTAATCAATATCGGCGTAGGAGAGGCAAGGGACAATATTAAAGCGTTCGATGTCGCCCTCGCCGAACTGACTCTGATAGCGGCTCAAAAGCCCCAGACCAGAAGAGCAAAAGAGGCGATTTCAAACTTTAAACTCAGAAAGGGTATGCCCATAGGACTTAAAGTGACTCTCCGCCGCGACAGAATGTATGAATTTCTTGAACGGCTTATAAAAATAGCCATGCCCCGCATAAGGGACTTTAAGGGCATCGAGCCGAAATCTTTCGACGGGCAGGGCAATTACAATCTGGGTCTCAACGAACAGTATCTCTTCCCCGAAATTAACGTTGAAAAATCCGATCATCCGCGCGGTATGAATATTACGATATGCACCACCGCGTCGGGCGATGAAGAGGCCCTCGAACTTTTAAAACTTTTCGGGGTGCCGTTTAAGAAAAGATAA
- a CDS encoding 50S ribosomal protein L15: MNDNTLSNLKPAHGSVRKTKLIGRGGCHGRSSTRGGKGQTARSGDSSMNGFEGGQTPLLRLIPKSGFKNIFSVKYQTVSVGDINANFESGAAVDVEALRSAGLIQGTLPVKVLGDGEISKKIDITAHKFSKSAEEKIKSAGGSAVKPTIKKA; encoded by the coding sequence ATGAACGACAATACTTTAAGCAATCTTAAGCCCGCGCACGGTTCCGTGCGTAAAACAAAGCTCATAGGACGCGGCGGATGCCACGGACGCTCCTCGACGCGCGGCGGCAAAGGGCAGACCGCCCGATCGGGCGACTCGTCGATGAATGGTTTCGAGGGCGGACAGACGCCGCTTCTGCGACTGATACCCAAAAGCGGATTCAAGAATATTTTCAGCGTTAAATATCAGACGGTTTCCGTAGGAGATATAAACGCCAATTTCGAGTCCGGCGCCGCGGTTGATGTCGAGGCGCTCAGGAGCGCCGGTCTGATACAAGGAACCCTGCCGGTAAAGGTGCTCGGCGACGGCGAAATCTCTAAAAAAATTGATATTACCGCGCATAAGTTCTCCAAGTCAGCGGAAGAAAAAATAAAATCTGCCGGCGGCTCGGCGGTAAAACCCACAATAAAAAAGGCATAA
- a CDS encoding 30S ribosomal protein S13: MARIAGIDLPKNKRIDIALTYIYGIGPKTARQIVAKSGVDASKRIKDLSEDDAGKLNTVIAQENYDVEGDLRREIQQNIKRLIDIGSYRGLRHRRNLPSRGQRTRTNARSRRGRRKTVGAARAQAASSAKKE; this comes from the coding sequence ATGGCACGTATAGCAGGTATTGATCTTCCTAAAAATAAACGAATCGACATAGCGCTTACCTATATTTACGGTATCGGTCCGAAAACGGCGCGCCAGATAGTTGCAAAGTCAGGCGTAGACGCATCCAAAAGAATCAAGGATTTGAGCGAGGACGACGCAGGCAAACTTAACACCGTCATTGCGCAGGAGAATTATGACGTCGAAGGCGACCTCAGAAGGGAAATACAGCAGAACATTAAGCGCCTTATAGACATAGGGTCGTACAGAGGGCTTCGCCATCGCAGAAATCTTCCGTCGCGGGGACAGCGTACGCGCACAAATGCCAGATCAAGACGCGGCAGAAGAAAGACCGTCGGCGCAGCGCGCGCTCAGGCCGCTTCCTCAGCCAAAAAAGAGTAA
- a CDS encoding 30S ribosomal protein S4 — MGRYLGSVCKLCRREGAKLVLKGRRCTTKCPIDKKSKKPGQHGANMRIKLSEYAVRLREKQKAKRIAYLNENQFYHYFLKATAMKGLAGLNLIKLLSMRLDNVVYLMGLAPSRMAARQLITHGHFQVNDKRSTLPGRIVAVGDKIKIAAGMADNQHIPAIQGEVSSPGWLSYDKNSKTGSVVAEPSKEQTPYAGVNEQFIVELYSK, encoded by the coding sequence ATGGGAAGATATTTAGGATCAGTATGCAAACTCTGCCGCAGAGAAGGCGCCAAGCTGGTGCTCAAAGGCCGCCGGTGCACCACTAAGTGCCCTATAGACAAAAAATCAAAAAAACCCGGGCAGCACGGCGCAAATATGCGCATAAAGCTCTCGGAATACGCCGTGCGGCTTCGCGAGAAACAGAAGGCCAAACGCATAGCGTATCTCAACGAAAATCAGTTTTACCACTATTTCCTCAAAGCCACCGCAATGAAAGGCCTTGCGGGACTAAACCTCATTAAGTTGCTTTCGATGCGGTTGGATAACGTCGTCTATCTTATGGGGTTGGCGCCGTCGAGAATGGCCGCCAGACAGCTCATTACCCACGGACATTTTCAGGTAAATGACAAGCGCTCGACGCTTCCCGGGCGCATCGTTGCGGTAGGAGATAAAATAAAAATCGCCGCCGGAATGGCTGACAACCAGCATATACCGGCGATTCAGGGCGAAGTGTCGTCTCCGGGATGGCTTTCCTACGACAAAAATTCCAAAACGGGCAGCGTTGTCGCCGAGCCGTCCAAAGAACAAACGCCCTACGCCGGAGTAAACGAGCAATTCATAGTAGAACTTTATTCAAAATAA
- the mreD gene encoding rod shape-determining protein MreD, with protein sequence MKGRFIAYAASYVVIVVLVGVFSRYLKFLGAAPEIFLVFLAAASLREGPYFGVIFGFLTGIFADFISVYLPGAHCLLYTAVGYICGSLSGKFYTDSAQNRIFITLSATVFVRAGLWLAGETFGVRYNPSSQWVMLTILYNILASWPIFPAAASVGSFIDKRNSSRERHG encoded by the coding sequence ATGAAGGGAAGATTTATCGCCTATGCGGCGTCCTACGTTGTTATCGTGGTTCTCGTCGGCGTATTCTCACGATATTTGAAGTTTCTTGGCGCCGCGCCGGAAATCTTTTTGGTATTTCTTGCGGCCGCATCGCTCAGGGAGGGCCCGTACTTCGGAGTGATTTTCGGATTTTTGACGGGGATTTTCGCGGATTTTATTTCCGTATATCTGCCCGGCGCGCATTGTCTGTTGTATACCGCCGTCGGCTATATATGCGGATCTTTGAGCGGCAAATTTTACACCGACTCGGCGCAAAACAGAATTTTTATAACTTTATCCGCGACGGTTTTCGTGCGCGCCGGGCTGTGGCTGGCCGGAGAAACCTTTGGCGTGCGTTATAATCCGTCGTCGCAATGGGTTATGCTTACTATTTTATATAACATTTTGGCTTCCTGGCCGATTTTTCCCGCCGCGGCCTCCGTCGGAAGTTTTATCGACAAGCGTAATTCCTCCCGCGAGAGGCACGGATAA
- a CDS encoding 50S ribosomal protein L17, producing the protein MIKNLNKRKLSRTSSHRRALLRNMATSLFLHEKITTTYAKAREVSSFAEKLLTAARPLDVNARRRVFADIKDVTVGKKIFDVLIPRYEKRTSGRVAVYKAGHRKSDNAKMAIVALV; encoded by the coding sequence ATGATAAAAAATCTGAATAAGAGAAAATTGTCGCGGACGTCTTCCCACCGCCGCGCTCTTTTAAGAAATATGGCGACATCGCTTTTTCTGCACGAAAAAATTACCACTACCTATGCCAAGGCGCGCGAAGTGTCGTCTTTTGCCGAGAAACTCTTAACCGCCGCCCGGCCGCTCGACGTGAACGCCCGTCGCAGAGTGTTTGCGGACATTAAGGACGTTACGGTAGGCAAAAAGATATTCGACGTGCTGATTCCAAGGTACGAAAAAAGAACTTCCGGCCGCGTGGCCGTTTATAAGGCCGGCCACAGAAAATCCGATAACGCTAAAATGGCGATAGTGGCGCTCGTCTGA
- a CDS encoding adenylate kinase: MDIILLGPPGAGKGTQAELLVKDFDLKHLSTGEIFRSELKDETPLGKRIKEFMGTGGLVPDDIVLEVIDSYVKKNAKLNFLFDGFPRTVPQAEGLSKILASSGRDLAAIVYVNVPDEEVVRRLSSRRTCKSCGAIHNLATGPLPSADGKCAKCGGELLARADDKEAIIKERLLVYRAQTAPLIEYYSRKMPQKFIESDGSAPINEVYGVIKAAVRERLARK, encoded by the coding sequence ATGGATATAATTCTTCTGGGGCCTCCCGGCGCGGGCAAAGGAACACAGGCCGAGTTGCTCGTCAAAGATTTTGACCTGAAACACCTCTCGACCGGAGAAATATTCCGTTCGGAGCTTAAGGATGAAACGCCCCTCGGCAAGAGAATAAAAGAATTTATGGGAACGGGCGGCCTCGTTCCCGACGACATCGTTCTTGAAGTGATAGATTCTTACGTTAAGAAAAACGCGAAGTTAAATTTTCTCTTCGACGGTTTTCCGCGCACCGTGCCGCAGGCCGAGGGACTATCAAAAATACTCGCCTCGTCGGGCCGCGACCTGGCGGCGATTGTATACGTGAATGTCCCCGACGAAGAAGTCGTGCGCAGATTGTCGAGCCGCCGCACATGCAAATCCTGCGGCGCGATACACAATCTTGCTACGGGACCGCTGCCTTCCGCCGACGGTAAATGCGCCAAATGCGGCGGGGAACTTCTGGCGCGGGCCGACGACAAAGAAGCCATAATCAAAGAGCGCCTGCTGGTATATCGCGCGCAGACCGCTCCGCTGATAGAATATTATTCGCGCAAGATGCCTCAAAAGTTCATTGAATCCGACGGCTCGGCTCCGATAAACGAAGTTTACGGAGTCATAAAGGCCGCCGTCAGAGAACGTCTCGCGCGGAAGTAG